DNA from Salvelinus namaycush isolate Seneca chromosome 6, SaNama_1.0, whole genome shotgun sequence:
CCGCAGCATCATAGACAAGACCCCCCAACGCCTGCTCAAAGACATCATACTGGTGGATGACCACAGCTCCAATGGTTTGCCTAATTGGTCAATGCTCTCCGCATAGAAACATTTGAAATTACATTTGTTAACATTTAGATTGAACGTAGGTGTGGCTTTCAACTTTCCTTAGGTACCACTGATTTGCAAGTGTCTGCTTTCACAGAGGATCTAAAGGAGAAGTTGGATGCCTACATCAGCTTCATCCATGAAGAGCGTCCCGGCCTGGTGAAGAGAGTGAGACACTCAGAGCAGCTCGGTCTCACACAGGCCCGCCTCTCAGGGTGGAGGGAAGCTACAGGAGATGTGTTGGCCATCTTGGATGCCCACATAGAGGTCCATGTGGAATGGTAGTCTAAATGAAATATCGCAGTGAGACTTTTTGAACCCCCCCCTCAAAATGGTGTTttgactctgtgtttgtgtgaacAGGGCTGAGCCTCTGTTAGCTCGCATAAAGGAGGACCGCACGTTGGTGTTGACACCGGTGTTTGACAAAGTCCATTTCGATGACTTGACCGTCACACGCTATGGGCCTGCTGCAGATGCCTTTGACTGGGCCCTGTGGTGTATGTATGAGTCCTTCAGACCTGAGTGGTATGCCTTGAAAGACGAGTCACAGCCAGGAAAGTGAGTTGTTCGTGATTTCATCATCGGATGATAGTCCAGTTTCACAAATCTGTTTGAATAGACGATAAGGAAAGCACAGCATTGGGGGGAAAATCTTACCTAATATTTACAACTGGATTATTATTTTGCGTTATCTATTCATTAAAATGAATGTCACTTCTCCCAATGTGGAATTGACCATGATTTGTCCTGTATGTTTGTCAGGAGCCCCTCCATTATGGGCACACTAGTGGTTGATCGCCTGTTCTTTGGGGAAATTGGTGCTCTGGATGGTGGTATGAAGATCTATGGAGGTGAAAATGTTGAACTGGGTATCCGGGTAAGCCCTTCTGCTACAGTTTCTAAATGAATGTTTGAAATCATAGCAGACTCGTGTTTGCAGAATTACTTTCTGTTCTTGAGTCATTCAGTCTGAACAAACCAATCTACATCCAACATCCAGACACTTCAGTCCATATCATTAAACTCTTCCTTCTCTCTTGGTGTTTGGTGTGTCTAGGTGTGGCTATGTGGTGGAAGTGTCGAGGTCATACCTTGTTCTAAAATAGCCCACATCGAGAGGGCCCATAAACCCTATCTCCCCGACCTGAGCATTACAATGAAGAGGAATGCTCTGAGGGTGGCTGAGGTCTGGATGGATGACTACAAACATAATGTCAACATTGCCTGGAACATCCCACTGAAGGTACTGTACACAACAAACCAATCAAAAAGTAGGTTTTGTTCAGCTGCTCCTATAGAATAGCAATGATTGCTGTTTTGCATGCCTTGTGTTTGAAAATAAGTAGACTACACAGtcaatattatttaaaaaatggtctATTACTCAATGCCATAATAAAGATCATAGGATCTATGTAAAATGATGGCggtaagtgtcacgttcctgacctgttttctgttgtttggtatgtgttatttggtcagggcgtgagttttgggtgggcagtctatgttttctgtttctatgttggttttgggttgcctggtatggctctcaattagaggcaggtgtttgacgtttcctctgattgagagtcatattaaggtaggttgttctcactgtttgtttgtgggtgattgtcttccgtgtcagtagatgttaccacacgggtctgtttcggtttgtctgttcctgttcgtgtgttcttcgtttcatgtaagttcgtaagtttaggtctgtttagttcgttttgttgttttgtatttctatagtgttatttcgtgtttcgtcgttttgtttattaaatcattatgaattcacaccccgctgcactttggtcaaatcactactcctcctcttcgtatgaagaggaggaggaacaccgttacagtaAGCAAAAGTGGATAGTAGGTGGATTGCTCACATGGCCTGTGTTTCTGATTTAGAAATCTTCTTTCTCACCACAGAATCATGGCATAGACATTGGGGATGTTTCAGAGAGGAAGAAGTTGAGAAAGAGGCTGAACTGCAAACCCTTCCAGTGGTATCTGGATAACGTGTATCCCATGTTAGAGCCCCTGGGTGACTTGCTTGGTTATGGAGTTGTGAGTGATGCTAAAATGTTACAGTTCTGGAACTTTTTCCTCACAGACTGTGTTTAGTGGCATGCAGGGCATCCTTTTGTCAATAGGATGCAGGGTCATAAATCAGGATAGGAATCTGCACTTTTATAACCGTTTAATCTCTGTCTATAAAATCAACAGCTGGTCAATGACCAGAAGACGGATCTCTGTATAGATCAAGGCCCAGTTCCGGGGAACACACCTATTTTATATGGATGCCATTATTTTGGTCCACAGGTTTGTAGAAACATTGCTTAGTACCTTAGAATTTAACTAGATGTATAATATGGTTCATCCCATGGCAGACTTGCGATTCAATCCATGCCACAATGGAAAGTACTATCAATACCACAGACTCAGAAAAGCCTAAATATCTATACTCTCTGTCCAGAACTGTTATCATCGAGCCAGTGGGGAGATCTACATTGGAGGCATCAAGTCTCATAAGTACGACAGTAATCGCTGTCTGGTGGACACTGGCACTCGAACCCCAGGACTGTATGAGTGCAAGGTGGCCAAGCAGAAGGGATTCCACATGCTCTGGGACTTCCAACAGGTAAGCACTCTAACATGATTTGGGGAAGTTGATGCTTATAAATTGTTGGAAACGACGGAGATTTCTTTGactttttttttattattgtgATGCTGTACAGTAGAATGCTGctgtgttttacagggaaaagccatccagaacagacagacaaagagatgtCTGGAGATTGCCCCAGGGGAGGACACTCCCTACCAGCTCATCATTCAGGAGTGCAGTGGGCAGCACTGGAACATACAGAATCTGATTAAAGACTTCTGATACACTGAGgtccctccaactggtaattactagtgggaagtCTATCTTCCCTGAGCTCcgacttctcccacatgctgacctctgacgtcacctactaaggaaattacTTTTTTAACAGCATTTTCAGCAGAtcaatgcaacaacaaaacattcttTACAAAAATCTATCTAGAAATATGAACATTATAACATTATAATTTAACAAACATGATAGCTGTACTCATAGTTTGGTTGACGCaacttgttggccattagccaatcggCGTTTCTCAGTGAGTTCAAAGCacgtgaatgcatccaactggtatttatgATTTCACAGCAGGTAATTACAACCTTCCCACTTTGTTATGAACACAGCATTATCATCATGCTTTGAAAATCCTATCTTAGTCAGCAGTGAGATGACTGTGATCTTAGTGAGCTGTTGGTTGTACACAGTGGCGAcgcgtcattcagggcaggtgtttgtgccccccccccccccttttagcTAAAAAAtataacatatacagtaccagtcaaaggtttggacacacctactctttcaagggtttttctttatttttgatatgttctacattgtagaataatagtgaagacatcaaaactatgaaataatacatggaCTCAtttagtaactaaaaaagtgttaaacaaatcaaaatatattgtatatttgagattcttcaaagtagccacccgttgccttgatgacagctttgcacactcttggcattctctaaaacagcttcacctggaatgattttctaacagtcttgaaggagttcccacatacccccaccaactcatcccaaaccatctcgattGGGTTGAGATCAGGTCATTGTGAAGGCCAGTCTAataccggtctaatatccattacTCATGTTTATTGGTcaaagcaaatctcttcttcttattggtgtcctttaatatgGACTTtgccttttaccaaatagggctatcttctgtataccactcctaccttatcacaacacaactgattggctcaaacgcattaagaaagaaataattccacaaatgtacttttaataaggcacacctgttaatttaaatgcattccaggtgactacctcatgaagctggttgagagaataccaagagtgtgcaaagctgtcattaaggcaaagggtggctactttgaagaatctcaaatataaaatatattttgatttgtttaacacttttttggttactacattattccatatgtgttatttcatagtttggatgtcttcactatattctacaatgtagaaaaaagttaaaataaagaaaaactcttgaatgagtaggaatgtccaaacttgactggtactgtatatatatatttttgtgcctgttttgcatgttattttggcattaatacgtgtcacatatcagttggcaaacaatgtaaaaaaaaattatattgagttaataaagctgcatacaaatatggtctcttttttgctttcttgattaaggcagctccaaaatgcaggtgtttcagcctagatcagtgctttctgtggtggtagggcagccagcggaaatacagagcgtagggattggtaatgttctctagttgcgccgtgattggctcagtgttctgtcactcatttggacactatgtcaccgcaaaatctatggGGACAGCTCGAAAATTCAATCCCCTTTGGTGCTGCCATAGTTACATTAGAAGCGCCCATCCAAGAAGTCTCACGGTCATTGGCCACaaataaaatgacgtcaaatcacgttacatctaaagtagctttgattggactgatcatgtcaacatcatactttcaaaatcttagctagcaagctagcagtcaccACCATGAATCAAGTctacaatctactggcaaatccttttcaatccttgtcatgtgaagtgaAATTAGAGATAAAACGTCTCtgtgctcatcagccattggacataaacattacacaacaagtcgcaaattcaacaatgagtggtttggaaggaagcaGTGCTAGCGTTGCAAAGCAATTactattttgcttcccctgcctgctattcagtggagagggtgtgcggtccaagtctgggtttaaggatttAAAATAAATTAAACGTGGCTCAGCTATACTCCGCAGATAGACGAGCCATCAACCTCCACAACCAACAAACGGAGGAGAATAGGTAGGTGCTTGCCAGAATTATAGCATTCATTAAATTGTGTGGCAATTGTGAGATAGCACTGTGGGGCCATGACGAATCGGCCGACACCTTGAACCCAGGCATTTTCAGGTGTATTTTGAGACCATGCGTGAAGGAGATTACAGGCAACAAAGGCACTATGACGATCAACCAATTTTTAAGGGCACATCAAGCATGATCCAATACTAACTTTTGGATTGTATGTATGACGTGTACAGAGAAGCTATAGCTAAGGAGGTGTCTGAGACTCCTTTTGCGTCTGTACAAGCAGACGAGACAACTGACGTCTCCTGTAAATCACAGATGGTAATAGTGCTGTGCTATATGTTACCAGacaacagtgtgtgtgagaggtttATGTAGAGGTCAAAACTGGTGTTGGCCTCTCCAACACCATCAAACAAGTCCTAGCGCAACTGAATGTCAAGGAGAAGCTGTTTGCACAAACCTACAACAAGGCATCGCTGATGAGTGGTAATGTATGTGGTGTCCAAACGCTACTGAAGGATTTCTTTCCGACCGCAGAACTCCAGTGTGTTACCAAGCTATGACCTGTGGGCAACCAGGAGAAGTTGAAAAGGGAGCTGTTCACTGTCTACTGGGATCCTGAGCTGCACACTGGAAAGACAGCACTTCTTTATTGTAATCACTCTATGAGAACCACCTGCAGACTCTTCTCAAAATCCTCATCACAAGTCAGGGAGAAACTTTTCCCCACTTAAATGGATAAAAACCTTAATTCTCAACTCCGTAGGCTAGAAAATGTTAAAtgcattggccatgctgtcaatccagcatgacttcatccagagaatgacagactttcaaaccagaaaccgtggattgatggcagcattcgcgtgaaactgaaagctcGAACCACTGcgtttaaccagggcaaggtgaccggaaacatgaccgaatacaaacagtgtagctattccctccgcaatcaaggcaatcaaacaagctaagcatcagtatagagacaaagtagagttgcaattcaacggctcagacacaagaggtatgtggcagggtctacagtcaatcacggattacaaaaagaaaaccagccccgtcgcggaccaggatgtcttgctcccagacagactaaataacttctttgctcgcttttcatccaaacacagatcatcccgtcttcaaatgtatcgattattaacgttaaaaaatacctaaagttgtattacaaaagtagtttgaaattttttgccaaagtttacaggtaacctttgagatattttgtcgtcacgtttgagcaagttggaacctgtgtttttctggatgaaacgcgccaaataaatggatattttggatatatatcgacggaattaatcgaacaaaaggaccatttgtgatgtttatgggacatattggagtttCAACAACAGcttctcgtcaaaggtaaggcatgaattatatttttatttctgcgttttgtgggTTGAAATATgagtatctctctttgtttacaatggtgctatcctcagataatagcatcgtatgctttcgccgaaaagcttatttgtattctgacatgttggctggattcacaaccagtgtagctttaatttggtatctttcatgtgtgatttaatgaaagtttgattttatagtaattaattttaatttggcgctctgcattttctcagtctttttgccaagtgagacagtagcgtcccgtctaaactcagatttttggatataaatatgaactttaccgaacaaaacatacatgtattgtgtaacatgaagtcctatgagtgtcatctgatgaagatcatcaaaggctagtgattaattttatctctatttctgctttttgttactgctctctttggctggaaaaatggcagtctttttctgtgacttggctcatacctaacataatcgtttggtgtgctttcgtcgtaaaacctttttgaaattggaaatttaaaacaagtgtatctttaaaatggtgtaaaatactttgaggaatttaaattatgggatttctgttgttttgaatttggcgccctgcagtttcactggctgttggcgaggtgggatgctaccgtcccacataccctagagaagttaaggaagGCATTGTTGAGATCAATCTTGCTGAATTTATTTCCACCAGCCAACCCTACGCATAGTTCCTGGATAATCAGAAGTGGGTATTTTTTCACCATCAGTACAGAATTAATGGTCACCTTGAAATCTCCACACAGGTGAACAGAGCCATCACGCTTGATCACATGGACTAAAGGTGTGGCCCACTCACTGTGTGGGACCGTCCCTAGGATTCCAATATTGACCATCCATTGTATGTCAGAATTCACCTTCGGTTTGACGGCATAATTCTGGAACTTTTCTGACCTTCATGAACTTTGGCTGAGAGACTGGCTTGAGCTATAGTTTCACTGAAATCTTGTTCATACTTCCCAGTTCATACTTCCCAGTTCATCCTTAAAAACAGCTTCATGTCGAGTCAGCACAGCTGATGACCCTGTTTCTTCAACTGACACTGCATTCACCTTCGTCCAGACAAATCTTTTCAAACCATGGCTGGCCCATCAGCGCTTTGACCACATAGATGGGGAGTACAGGCTTTTTGTCAGTTTAGTTCCACCAGCACAGGACCTCTGCCTTTTTTATTGGCTGTCCTCCCAATGGTGTTGTGATACCGTTGGCTGTAGAGTCTCCTTTTACTGTCAATACCTTGATTGGTAGCTCCTCTACAGTCTCTGTGTCCCTGTTGATTGACTGGTCCTGCTTACATGCTATAAGCATGGTGGTTCTTCTTGGGGTGCAGCTGGCTGTTTCCTTTTCCAGATATTTCCTTATAGCTGTTTCGCTGgtttctctctatttcttttACAAGCTCGCTCAATGTGTCCTTTCTTTTCACAATGGCATCATGTCAGCTTCTTTGCCCAGCATTCAGATGGGTGATGACCCTGCTTTCCATGGTGCCCCCTTTTTTCTATCCTGTACTGCTGCTGCACTGTGAACTCTTGATACAGCCCCCAGCTGTTGTGCATATTTTGCAGCTAGCTCCATTGATTCAGTGAGTAGGCACTTCTGTATTGCCTCATGCATTAAGCCACGCACAAGCCGATCGAGTGTAATTCAATGTTGCATTAACTCAATGTTCAGTTAGTcccttttatatatttttttataattccTTATTAGGTGTCCAATTCGGGAAATTTGTCTTGCATCTCAACAAACTTAAATCGGGGTGGGGACTTTCTCTCCCAGCACATGTTAAATAGGGTCACATGCTTCTAATcaaggggtgtaatcattagtccaaaacattttgcaacaaaattaagagtttatattggacaaattcaggtaggtccctccctgtttcgttCCGTTTGTTTCAATTgagttcctagtgaatacacccatGTTTGCTACCTAATGGACTGAGTATGGAGTgtttggagatgtttaatgtgtgATCTAGTcaatagacgggttggttgtttaacaACCAACCCATGTTCAACTATGGGGaaaaacagacggggttggcttagattgttgacatgtCAACTATATTTAATCtctaatgtttattgaaaacataaatacagttgcacaatgagcacttgttgcctcttaaatacattgttacagttgttgtttAGCTAGCCAAACAATTTGATCCATATTAGCATAAACCTCACTCCGAATGTACTTTCACATACAGCTTGCGTAAGAAAAGTTAGGAGTTACTTTCAACTATTCAATTTTATTTAGGTAGTCTACCCCAATGTATGGAAGCTGATCAATGTGTAAATGTGTTGAAATGATAGTCACTGAAGCGGACACGCCTTGTTTCCAAATTTAAGCAGGGTACAAAGAGGTAGGCATCTGGATGGTAGAATTGTTTTCACTGAGGTGCATTACCTCTCATATGTGCCCAACctcctcgattcggtcttatgtagcaacatttgaaattgtctttttttttttttttttacattggataaaagtagagactcagagctacagaatggtatatcatacactgcagttgagggacaggtgtgtgcctttccaaattatgcccaataaattgaatttagcacaggtggactccaatcaagttgtagaaacatctcaaggataatcaatggaaacaggatgctcctgagctcaatttttaatctcacagcaaagggtctaaatacttatgtaaataaggtatttcttttaataaattagcaaaaacatGTTGCTTTGtcatgggctattgtgtgtagattgatgagaattttttttaaatatattttagaataaggctgtaatgtaatttttttttgaaaaggtaaaggagtctgaatactatccaaatgcactgtattaatCTTGAACAGGATTATTTATTTTGGATGCAATCTGAATAGAATTGATGGAAAGAGCGAAAGATTGGGAGAGAGTGCATTGATTTGAAGCAACAAGTTTTAAAACTCTGCAActgcaataaaaaaaatatctttacaATTAAAAAATAAGGTGATTcccgaaagccagatggagatgtgtAAATTAGACGCACAGTctgtctttatattactgtagcatagactaTTCTGCAGCAAATGTAGGTCTACCTGCCACAATTAAAAAAGTTGCCATGATGAGATGATGGGTCTACATACTGAGATTGGCAGTCGGTCCCCACCCTGAGTGTTAATGATTCTTCATGCAGTGACCAGCGAGAAGGCTGTTGTGATAATGTTGCGTTATGAGGTaggtgaaggagtcaggcgcaggagagcagagatatCAGAGAAGCGTACTTTAATTGGCAAGTCCACCAACACAGGTATGGCAGAATCCGAAAGTAAAACGCCCTCGACAACAGAGAACCCGTACTAACGCACGTAAGAACAAGCAAAGCCCCGACAATAACACACTCTTATTAAATCTGTGAAAACAAGAAATAGGGCATAACCTCACCGAGCTACATCACAATAAaagaataatcccgcacaaacctaggcaggcaacagggtaaatatatacacacagaaattaaggaaaatgaaaccaggtgtgaaaagaaccaaagacaaaacaaatagaaaaggaaaaagggatcggtgatggctagtaaaccggcgacgccgaccgccgactgaacagggagaggaactaccttcggtggaagtcgtgacagctgtCGAGAATccagatttagacattgcatatcgtttactggcccaaagctctaaacactaggctacctgcctcccgaGGTAGCCTATTATTATTTACCGGTTTCTCACAAAAGGGGGTGGTTACTGAAGCGTCATTTCAACCACAcaatataacagaataaaataaaacatattttttacatttctacCTGGAATTTTCAACGCAATTTCAACGTATACATAGTTTTGATGATTATGTTGAAATCAGATGATTGATGTAGCAACCTGTTAGTCAGGTTAAGTCAATGTATTTAAGTTAAAGTTTTACCCTAATTTCAATGTTTACAACGCTGGTTGAAATGAGATGGACAGTACTggttgatgacttttttcaaatccaatgtattttccactttGATTCCACATCATAATACGTTGACAAAtgacgttgaaacaacgttgattcaaccagtgtgtgctcaGTAGGTAGCGACTGTATTTAGCGTTTCAGTTAACATAAGAGGAACTTTATTGTCCCCAAACTGAAATACCCTACAGTGCTGATTTTTTATTGAATCAATGGGAATTAGTTATATTATGATGAGTACTAACAGACAATATGGCATTTACCTGGTTTGAGATGACGCATACTTCCAGGCCCAGTTTCCCTTCCTGGAGAGCTCCTTTGCATACCCATGCCCAATACGTTGGGTTTTGAATAGTAGGGCATTCAGAATGTTTTCATCCACTTCAGTGCCCACCTGGTCTGCACAAGtatgcatgttttttttattttattttttttattttttgcattttccaattaacaacattcaagacaaacgtgaaaagatattagacaacaataggacaaagtgacagtaacagatgagcgtaacaaagaaagaaaaaataaaacaaattataattatatatacaaacatacaatacaaaaaattataatgagacattggatcatatggtcacctgccgtaggctacatattatacattacgtgtgaaacattatataaggataatatagagattcattcaatgtgatgtggggggagattctccatatagtcaataaaaggttgccaaattctgtaaaatgtatttaacttattcctcaagcggtaagtaattttctccagtgggatacaactattaacttctgaaagccacattgcaactggccgtgccagataaaccgtctggtcagcttgtcgagagaggaaaagaatgctgcgggaacagggatagggagagatggaaacagatatagaaatctgggcaggacattcattttaattacattgattctacccagtagagtgagaggtaagtccatccatttacaaaggtcaccctccaccttttgcaacaaactggccagattgagtttatagaggttgttcaggtgggcgaccatctaaaaggcgaccatctaaaaggaaacttgtgcttgatggtatgatggtcaaagacagacaacggtaagatttcgcttttatcaaaattgaccttatatccagagaaagaactataacactgtagtaggatctgcaagtgagagagggagtgttctgggtttgttagaaataagataaggtcgtccgcaaagagtgataatttatgggtatgggggcccatctcaaagccatgtatgtcagggcacgttctaatagcctcagccaacggttcgatggcgagggcaaagaggtgggggctaattgggcagccttgtctgttccccctatagagagggaaagaggaggaagtaatcccattggtagcaatcctagctttaggagatttgtagagtgattttatcaaatttacaaacacagtacctaaaccaaacttttccaagacgcgaaagaggtatggccattcaaccctatcaaaggccttttcagcgtcgagggagactgcgacactaggtattttgtttttgttagcaaggtgaattatatcaaagaaccttctgagattattggaggacaatctattaattatgaagccagtctgatctgggttgaccagcaggggaagacatgactccagtctcttagatagcatcttggtgaccagtttacaatctgtgttaaggagagagattggtctatatgaggcgcactttagtggatttttccctttcttgtggattacagtaatcactgcttgagagaaagactctggaaagcagttgtcttccCTGGCCTTTTTGagtacctccataaggtaggggaccaacagctccctaaattctttatagaactctggagggaagccatcctccccaggagatttattagaaggtaaggatttaatggcccccaacaattcaggaactgagaagtgttcactcagGCGCTTGCTGTCTTCCTctgacaggcatgggaggttgagagaggagagaaaggagtcgaTCTCTGACAGATCATTgcttgattgggaagtgtagaggtcttcatagtatttcttaaaagtattattaatttcagtagggtcgaaagatatctcattagtaagagtttctatagcattaattgtcctcttactttcctctgctttcagttgccatgccaatactttgtgagctttctctccaagctcgtaataacgctgttttgatttagtgatggccctctcagcttgatatgtgttcagaatattatatttcagttttttatttaccaaaagcctgtatagatctttagtcgggcctctttggtaggttttctctagctctgagatttcagattcaagggcactcagttccgcaccgtgttttctcttcagccctttagtataggaaatgatctgtcccctcagataggccttcaatgtgtcccaaagaatgaaactgtcaggagcggagggtttgtttgtcaaagtgaaaatattgatctgctctttgatgaatgcacaaaattcaggttgctttaggagtgtagaattttgtctccatctatatgctccatttaccttggtaggaatggagattgataataccaggtgagaatggtcactaagcaatctggggagatactcgacatctaacactctatgaaacagttgtgtCGATAGTAAAAAGTTGtctatgcctgtgtgtgtcttgtgtgggtgtgaataaaaagagtagtccctatcctgtgggtgcaactgtctccagatgtctagtaaattgagatctttcatgaatga
Protein-coding regions in this window:
- the LOC120049098 gene encoding probable polypeptide N-acetylgalactosaminyltransferase 8 → MAAGILYITSIKREVHSHGERLQRAHQNDSSRGQNMLKRLEKMEAHIEKLLKTINDGISLKEGQAVKAPEVKERKVVKKVYPNSALFTSWGDELSEEEQKEAEGLFQMYGYNAFLSDRLPLNREISDTRDPKCAKHQYPHDLPTISVVLIYLDEALSIIKRAVRSIIDKTPQRLLKDIILVDDHSSNEDLKEKLDAYISFIHEERPGLVKRVRHSEQLGLTQARLSGWREATGDVLAILDAHIEVHVEWAEPLLARIKEDRTLVLTPVFDKVHFDDLTVTRYGPAADAFDWALWCMYESFRPEWYALKDESQPGKSPSIMGTLVVDRLFFGEIGALDGGMKIYGGENVELGIRVWLCGGSVEVIPCSKIAHIERAHKPYLPDLSITMKRNALRVAEVWMDDYKHNVNIAWNIPLKNHGIDIGDVSERKKLRKRLNCKPFQWYLDNVYPMLEPLGDLLGYGVLVNDQKTDLCIDQGPVPGNTPILYGCHYFGPQNCYHRASGEIYIGGIKSHKYDSNRCLVDTGTRTPGLYECKVAKQKGFHMLWDFQQGKAIQNRQTKRCLEIAPGEDTPYQLIIQECSGQHWNIQNLIKDF